The Aeromonas jandaei genomic interval CCCCCTCCTCTTCCAGCGCCTGCGGTTGCTCACCGGTGTGGCGGATATGGACGATTTGCCAGTCGGTGTTGAGGCTACCGTTCGGATGTTCGGTGAGTGAGAAGTGCTGACCCGGCAGCAGAGCTGCGCTGTTGGATTTGCCACTGCCCGCCACCGCGTCATTGCGCAGCGCATCGAGCCGGTGCTGGGCAAAGGCCTTGCCGCTCGGGTCCTGCTTGTAGCGGCCCGGATAGTCAAAATGCTGGTAAGTGTCCCGTTGATGCTCCAGCTCTGCCCCCTGCTTTTTGTGGGAGAGGCCATAGGCAGGGGTCTTGAAGCTGTAGTCCTTGAGCTCCACATCCGAGGGGCGCACCGCCTCGCGGTAGTGGAATTGGCGCACATAGGGCCCTTGTTCCAGCGAGCGGTTGCCAAGGTTGAAGAAGAGCTCGGGGCCTTGAGTCAATGCTGCCGCGTCGTCGGCAAACACAATGCGGTGCTTGCCTGCTTCGAATTCGTGGAAGTAGAACAAGCCCTCTTCGGCAGCAAGGCGGTTCACGAAATCGAGGTCGGTCTCGCGATATTGGACGCAGTACTCGCGCTGGGCATGCTCATTCTTGAGCGCAAAGGCGTAATCGGTGATGCCGTGCTCTTGCAGCAAGATGCTGAGGATTTCATCGGGCTTCTGGGCCTGAAAGATGCGAGAGTTCTGGCGCAGACCCAACCGCCACAGGGCAGGTTTCACCTCAAGGCTATAGCGGGTACGGCGAAAGCCGCTGTCCCCTTGGGCAAATTCGCTCACTACCCCGCACACCCGGCGTTGCAGCTCGCCGTTGTACCACACCATGAGCTCACACGGCTGGTCCAGCACGGCGCCAAAGTCGACATCGGGCTGGCTGCTGGCCAGCTCAAGGCGCAGGTTGAACGGCCGGTTCAGCCCCTCGTCCAGCTGGAAACTCGCCACCACGAAGGTGCTCTCGGGCAGCGCCCCCACCTTGACGGTAAATTGCAATCCGGTTTGATTAGCCATGGCTCTCCCCTCTTGTCACGGCCACGCGATGTCTGCGCCCCTCTTCAAGACCCCAGCCGCCAAACCACGCTACCGCCCTCTCCGGTGCCACAACGGGCAACCAAGATAGCGGCGAACACGGATTACGGGCGGATTGGGTCTGCATCACAGGACACCCTTTAGTGCTTTGCCATCCCTCCGCGCTCACCAGCAGGGCATCAAACCCCGGCAGGGGGATGGCAAAACAGAAAAGCTCCGGCTAACTGAGCGGGCCGGAGAAATACGGGCTAAGAGGGCCGGTTTGGCAACCGGCCCATAAGACACATAACTACTTGCAAGGAATACCAAAGTAACAAAACGAGGATTAGGCCTCGATGGGCGCACGCCAGTCGTCCGCACCGGAAGTACCGGCAACGGTGTGTTCCCAGTCAATTTTGCGGTAAGCCATGGAGACCTGGATAAGCTGGGTGAAGTCAGACTTCGCCGGATCCTGGCAGTGGGGCATCTGGCAGTCGATGTCAACGATGGTGGCATCGGTCAGCACGGTGGAGAAGAAGTGCTCCTGCTTGCCTTCAACGGAGGTGCGGTACCACTTCAGGGTCACTTTCGGCAGCATCTCACCGGAAGCCAGCGCGTTGTACATCAGCGGCACGGCTTTGTTCAGGGCAACGGTAAACTTGAACGGCTTGTGGACACGCTGACCAGCAGGCTGACCGGATTGCGGGTCGGTCGGGACAGTCACAACGTGCTGGAACTCTTGTACCAACATCTCGTCTTCGTGACCTTGTACGAAGATGTTGCCGACGGAATCAGAGGTGAAGGCACCGGCGGTGATATTGCCCTGGGTTTTACCTTCGATGCTGATATAACATGGAGTTGGCATGTGTATGCTCCTAAATAGATTGGTTAAATGAGATAGCACTCGACCAGACTATTAGCAGCGACCATGCCATTTTTTTATCTTTTAAAAATCAATACCTTAACCACTTCAGGCTGAAATCACACAGCGTAACCATGCAATAAATTGCGCAGACAACCATTTTGACCAGCACAGTTCGCACAGGCAGATATTTCATCTACCAGATGAGCAATTGATTGCCTAAAACAGAACTACTCACTCCTATCGAGCACATTCTCGACCTGCGCGGCATCAATATTGAGCTTGACCACCCCCTGCTTGAGGGCCCAGGAAATCGCCTGATTTTTGCTGCTTGCCCCCAGCTTCTCCGCAATTCTCTCCAGATGGAAGGTCACGGTTCTGGGTTTGATATCCAGGATCTGGGCAATATCGCTGACCTGTTTGCCCTCTGCCGCCCATTGGCACACCTCCAACTCGCGAGTGGTTAACATCTCTCGAGGAGGCATGGCTGCAATGCAGACCCTGGCCACGGCTTCAAAGATATGGGTCGCCAGCCAGCTCAGAAACGGAATAGCAGTCAACCATTGATGTTCGGTGCGGGGCTCACTGGTAATCAATGAGAACAGTCCAATATGACCATTTGCACCGTGCCAGGGGATGGTGATGCCATCGCGCAAGCCAGCCTCCTGAGCCAGCAGCATCACTTCCAGCCCGGCGCTGTCTTGCAGGTCACAACACTCAGTAATGAGGTTGGCCCAAAGAATTGGCGTGCTTTGAGCCATTCCTTTGCGCACAACAGGATCCACAGCGAAAAAGCCGCGTTCTTCATAAAGTTCAACCCAGTCGCTCGGGCAGCCGTTGAAGATCCGCACATCCGGCCGCTGAATGGATCTGGGCGAGATAAATCCCAAGCGAAAGTAGTGAAATCCCATCAACTCACAGATCTGGCGCAGCAGAGCAAGTATTGTCTGTTCATTGGATGCGTCATTGAACCGGGTGATCAGCTCAAGTGCGTTGGTCGTCTCGAAAGTGTGGGGGGATGTAGAAGTCAAAAGCGCATTTCCCCGTTGCCAAAATGTTCTAGATGTTATTAAGCATGGAACAAATAGCACAATATCTTGTTTACGCAAAGAAAATGC includes:
- the hcp1 gene encoding type VI secretion system effector Hcp1 → MPTPCYISIEGKTQGNITAGAFTSDSVGNIFVQGHEDEMLVQEFQHVVTVPTDPQSGQPAGQRVHKPFKFTVALNKAVPLMYNALASGEMLPKVTLKWYRTSVEGKQEHFFSTVLTDATIVDIDCQMPHCQDPAKSDFTQLIQVSMAYRKIDWEHTVAGTSGADDWRAPIEA
- a CDS encoding LuxR family transcriptional regulator, coding for MKAAFSLRKQDIVLFVPCLITSRTFWQRGNALLTSTSPHTFETTNALELITRFNDASNEQTILALLRQICELMGFHYFRLGFISPRSIQRPDVRIFNGCPSDWVELYEERGFFAVDPVVRKGMAQSTPILWANLITECCDLQDSAGLEVMLLAQEAGLRDGITIPWHGANGHIGLFSLITSEPRTEHQWLTAIPFLSWLATHIFEAVARVCIAAMPPREMLTTRELEVCQWAAEGKQVSDIAQILDIKPRTVTFHLERIAEKLGASSKNQAISWALKQGVVKLNIDAAQVENVLDRSE